From Erigeron canadensis isolate Cc75 chromosome 5, C_canadensis_v1, whole genome shotgun sequence:
TCAACAAATGTAATGGGTATGATTTCTGTGAATTTCAACAAAGAATTCTTTAAATGCCCTGTGAGGTTCTGCATATTAAAATTGATAACATTTTTGTGATAAATCTGTTAGTGGGAAAAAGACATGCCACCTTTTGTGATATAAGTCTCAGTCCCAGCTATGAGTTACTGATTATATCCACCTTGGTTTGAAGTTAATATGCCATTTATTTGGTAAGCTGTGTTACTTTGATAAATAAAGACTTGGTCGATGTTCTGAGAGGCGTGTTATGAGAGGCTCAGACCAATGACCTGTTGTCCTCCTTTTGTGTAAATTTGGGTTGTAGTTTATAGCTAACGGGTCAAGTTATAAATTTAGCTAAGGGGAACGGGTCAAACAGGTTTAAAGCCAcccaaattgtatttttatgCCGCTAGTTCATTAAATTTGGGTCGTGTTCTTGTCCAATGTAGACGCATTGtaattgtgtgtgtatgtttgtGACTAAAAAAGATGGTAGATTCTTTTAAAAAGATACTTAGCATTACTTTACTATTAGTACAAAAATAGAGAaaagttttctttattaaaCGAATAAAACAGAAAAACTTCTCACTTGCAACCTGACCCATTCTGAATGGTGCCAGAAATGACCAGTCTTGATCCGTTACCTTTGCCAACTCTACttttcaagttgattgttaCAGGGCTAATTTGTTATGTTAGGGTTGGGGGATATAAACGGACTTGATTATGATTTGCTGTATACTTGCACCAGAAGTAAATAGGGCTGGGAGGAGAAGATAACATCATAACATACATAAACAAAGTTACTTTCCACAGTCAACTTCGCTGATTATGACAAAATGtgacagtatatatatataagaaaacatgTGATGCTTAATAGAAACAGAACTGGAAAAACAAAAGAAGCAAGTAGCACACACTGGTTGAGACCATTGGCTCTTATGTAGAAAGATTTCACATATCTAGTGACCATTAACCATCTTCTTCATCGATTCGAATCTTGGGCCTTTATCTTCAAACTTTGTAGACGAATAAAGTTTTAGATAGTCTTGAAAAGAATACCGATTCGGGTATGACAATTTAGGAGCTGGAGAAATGACAGCGTCTCCTGCAGGATTATAAAAGGTAGCAATTGACAGCCGACTTCCGTCTTTGTCAGTCATAACTCGGTGAACTGTACTCTTATAGTTACCGTTACTCAAGACTTCCACTTGATCACCCGTGTTAACGAAAATAGTATTATTCTTAGACGGCGGTATGTTTACCCATTTGCCATctttgaagaattcaagacccGGCACCTGGTCATCTTGGAGCAAAAGAATGATCCCACCTGCATCTGTGTGCTCACGAAGGCCTCTAACAAGTTCAGGATGAGGGCATTTCGGGTATTTTGCCACTTTTGTCCCTACAGAAGGGCCTTTGCTTCCTAAAAAAGCCTGCTTGATATATTCCTTTTCTAGACCAAGATTTTCACACATGAGCTCCGAGAGCTTTTCAGCTACCTTTATAAGTTGATTGATATACTCATCCACTGTTTTGCTGCAAGTTTTTGTAAATTAGTAGGATTCTTATTTGAAATTCTGTTACTTTTTCTTGATCTTGGAGCCTACTTAAACCGACCCATACCAATATTACCCGTTTCGACTCGTTACCCAATCCAGCCGTCCTGCTGATTCTACCTCATTCAGTTATATGtagttatataactattatttttaCTCTAGTTAGTGTACTCATAAACTTACCGTAGCTCCTCAGAAAGGTTAGTGTACTCATTGATCTTATTATTTGGACGATGCCATAGGAAGAAAGTGCTTTCCCAGTTGACA
This genomic window contains:
- the LOC122602130 gene encoding 1-aminocyclopropane-1-carboxylate oxidase 1, whose translation is MEIPMIDFSKLEGEDRSETMALLHHACEQWGFFQIENHGVDKQLMDKVKKLVNQHYEDNMKKSFYSSEIVKSVEDNNKTTDVNWESTFFLWHRPNNKINEYTNLSEELRKTVDEYINQLIKVAEKLSELMCENLGLEKEYIKQAFLGSKGPSVGTKVAKYPKCPHPELVRGLREHTDAGGIILLLQDDQVPGLEFFKDGKWVNIPPSKNNTIFVNTGDQVEVLSNGNYKSTVHRVMTDKDGSRLSIATFYNPAGDAVISPAPKLSYPNRYSFQDYLKLYSSTKFEDKGPRFESMKKMVNGH